The Xiphias gladius isolate SHS-SW01 ecotype Sanya breed wild chromosome 17, ASM1685928v1, whole genome shotgun sequence genome includes the window GGCACAAAACTAAACCAAATGtacataattaaaattttattccaaaaattaaatatttatactaAAACAATTCAGAATTCTGACCAAtcctattttttaattttatgaataaCAACATAAGCAAACTCAGACTGCTATTTAACAGAACACATCACAATCCTGCTAAAGACCATTGCAACCAGTTTATTGCTTCTAAATGTGAGGAATTTGCAGATTActtcagagagaagaaagcCAACATTAGGTCCAGTATCTGTCAGCTATGCAAAGCAATACAATGTACAGAAACATCCAGTATACAGTGTGAGTCTATGCTGGACAGTTTTGACCTTGTTGAAGCTAAAATTCCCAGAAAATCAGTGACAAAACTGAAGTCCATTTGCACTCTTTACCCAATTCCTacctcctttttaaaaaagttgcTTTAATTCATTGTCTGAGGAAGTGCtaataattattaatcattGTTGGCAGCTGGATGTTTCCCCTAAGGAATTTAAGACTGCGCTTATTAAGTCTCTTGAAAAAGGTAGTCTAGGTCCATCTATTGATGTGTAATTACAGGACAATCAATCCattcaattttccatttttaaatgaatttctaTAGAAACTGGTGTACTCACAATGTTTActaaagagaaaacaataagTTAGAAATGTGTCAGTCTGGTTTTTGGGCCCATATTATAGAGATAGCGTTATAAGAAGTAGTTGCTAATATTAGGTTAAATCTAGATGCCAATAAACCTCTGGTTTTGGTACTATTTGATGTGAGAACTGACTTTGATTACCAAATTCTTTTAAGTAAAATGAGGCATCACATGGGGCTCTCTGGcactgtttttaactgttttgccCTTTATGTTTCTGGCAAAGAGTTATTTGTAGCAACTGATGATAATTGCCAAGCAATCTAAAATAACTTGTGGAGTTCCCAAGGAATCAATTTTGGGGACACTACTTTTTATTCTATATTTGTTACCACTTAATGTGGCATCTCTTTCCATAGCTAAGCAGATGATATACAAGCTTTATGTGGCTGTGTCTCCTGATGACACAGGACCATGCTCTTTTTAGATGTATTTTAGATATCTGTGCCTGGATGTAACAAAACCTTTTTACAGCTCAACCAGGATAAAAaggaaattttatttatagGTTCAAAGGcttagagagaaaaaactgGCCACAAAATTAATTTCTCTAGGACTTACCCAAAACCATCGGTCAAGAAACTGATTTATCATGATGGCCAGGTCAGTGCCACACACTCTACACAAGTAGAGTAGAGGTAAATTTTAAAGCGCTTTTTCTATTAAAGCAGAAAAGCACACTGGGACTTGGGATTTTGTATCTTGAGGTGAATGCtttggttggttggttagtTCCTAAACAACTGGCCCAATTCaatcaaaaatacattatatgaAAGGACTTCTAGTTGTGGCGGCCACCGAGTAAAACAACTTCTGAAAATTACTACTGAAGCATGCAAAGTGTTCCTTTGGTTATTGGGATGCTGTCTTCTAGCAAAATGATCAAGGAAAAATTGGGGGCCACAGGTGTGCACAGAGGTGCAAACGCGGACAACAACGCAGAAATGAGGAAGGAGACAGGTGACTGCACTGAATGGGTATCACAAAGGAATATCTACAGCTGAAGATGAAGTGGTTTAACTGCAGTCTAAGACACACGCATTGGAGATGAACAATACTTTGGAGGATAAGGTTGTGGTTTTGCAGATGTGATCAGGAGTGATGAAAAACCTGAGGCTGGTAAACCTGCTGGACAGTGCTGAAAGACCAGACCCATGCAACTTCTTGGAAAAATTGATTCCAGAGATACTAAAGGTTGAAAACTGAATCGTTTTGGTGAGGGTCCGCCAAGTCGGACCAAAGATGGGTGCTAATGCCCAGCCAAGAAAGCGAATAATGAAGTTTCTCAGGCACAATGATAAATTGAGGTAATCTACTCTGCCAAGGCAAAGAAAGACTTTTTGTACAACAATCAACAGAGTGAGATTCCACTTGGATCTGGCTACAATGAGTCACTAGCGGTGGAAAGAGTTTGACTCGGTTTGCCTGCAGCTGCGGAGCCTGGGGATCCGACAGGGAATGATTCCATCAGCAAGACTATTGTTACCATACAAAGAAACCTTCATCTTCAGCTCTCCAACTGAAATTGGTGAGagctaaaaataaattgtttaataATTAAAGGTCCGTTTTTATCAGAAAACTTGGATTCAGTGTTATTATTGACCAAATGTATGACCTCtcttttttacaaatatatttctTATTCTCTCTACAATTCTAGGACAGTATGTAATAACAGGGGATCTAATTGTGCTTTGGATCCAACCAGGGAAAGATCCACAGGTTTATATCAGTCACATAATAGATTAATATATACAGAACAAgtattcatcattttcttttgagAAATAGGTCTGTTAGACATATGATGAGAACTGAAACCAGATTTTAAGGCCTTTTCATTCTATTTTAGTACATTCAAGACATACTCACATATAGATTATTGTCTGGTATCCACAGGACTATACtctaaaatacagaaatgtcttattttgaCTATTCCTGCTGTTCATTGTAAAATGGCCTGTCATCGTATTCTAAAaacaagctttggatttctcaaAACAAGGTAGTTAGGGTTATTTTGAAATTCTCCCTTAAGAACTTACCTTGACCCTTCTCATTTTGAGAGACTTGGGTGGTGGAAAGTACAAGAAAGAGTCTCTCAGAGCGATTAGTAAATGGTACATAAGATTGGGCATGGTGCTGTCCCTCAATgcctaaaaaaatatttcatccaAGTGAGGGTTATTCACAGCCATTCCACCAGGTACAGTTCCACTGACTTTGTTACTCCTATGTTTAAGAGTAACCTAGGGAAGGAAACCTTTTTGTACATGGCAGTTAATCTGTGGAATAGATTTTAAGGAAATTCCAAAATCATTTGGGAGGTTTCAAGATGGCACTTAAGAATTGGCTAAGAGATTATTTATAGTAGGATATTATGTCAAATTGATGTATTGATCTCTGGTATTCAGagtttttaattagttttattaaCTGAGTCGTGAGTAGGGCCATGCTACCAATGAAGCACTAAGATAGTGATTGATGTTGTTAATATAGTGAATAATTTGCTGAGTGTGTTGTATTAAACgtttcttaatgtttttgtgtcattctttCCATGTCAGATCTCCCATCTTGACACTCCCCTGCACAGGCCCAATCCCCAAAGGGACCACAGGGACGTTTATTATCTATGAACAAAATGCCTTGGcatagcttgttttgtttttttaattgaaactCAATCAAATCACTCAATCAAATCAATGCATCCTAATTTGATTGTGTGGGGTAACAGATAGATTTAAATTAGCATTCTAATATTTTGCAATAACTGTAtgatcaaaaccacaaatttatGGATCAACTGTTGGACAGACTGAGCACAGGCCATGCTGATGATGTAATCTTGTTTGTTACAAAATTAAGCCAATTTAATCACAGCTTTATTACAGTTAAGAAAATCATTTGGTAATATTTCAGGATAGGCGGTGAATAAAACTACATCATCAATATTACAATgtagtgaaaatgaaagaaggaacCCAGTTTCTCAAGTGTTTCAATTTAATGTGGTGGAACAATTCACAAAGATAGGATATATTGTTAGTGCTAATTATGGACATTTGATGGAGGAAATTACTGACTCAACTGATAGATGGATGTCTCTACCTGTTTCAGAAATTggcaaattaatattttaaaaattaatatattagCAAAGTTACTTTATCTTTTTCAAACCACGAACAGATCTGTTCTTGAAAGTCAAAAATTATTTGTAGGATTCATAATGAATAGTAGAAAAGCAAGGCTTTGTTTGTCTCTGATGTATTTGCCATGTAATCGAGGGGGGTTAAAATGTCCAAACTTATTGTAGTATTGTTGGGTTGTGCAACTAAGGtccattatattttatttttttttaaataaaatatatcctATGGTCTAAAATGACTTCTTCAGTACATGTGCACcggcttcagaaaatattcagaccccttcacacttttttcactttattgtgttgtaagtttaatttaaaatggatagaaatttgcatttttgcccatcaatctacactcagtaacccataatgacaaagtgattttttttcaaatttattaaggATCAATATCTGAAACctcacatttacaaaagtattcagaccctaaattcagtactttgtagaaaccCCTTGGGCAGCAATAGCCATGAGTGACAAAAGTGAAGAGGTTTGAATAATTTCTGAAGCCACTGCATGTATACTCAGATACAGTGAAAAATCTGCAGAGGCAGACTGGTAATCCAATTGTTAAGCATATGATTAAAATCTGGCATCATGAgagaaaatatctaaaaaaaaatcaaaattctttATCACAGTACTGTGTAGTcaaaaatggtaatttttattattattattattattttgcacGAGGAAGAGCAGATGCTACATTTAAACTCTGGGCTTCTAAAGGGCTTGAAAAGATTCAAGAGCTGTATCTACCAAACTCTGATATTATGTTATTAAGAACTAAGGAATAAATTGAAcctaaacagaaaacatttatttaagtatGTTCAGCTTAGAAGCTttgtaaatcaaaataatacTCTTACTAGACCCCCACAATCACTTATTGAAATAATCATATAAAAAGGGCAATTTGAGGAAGGGCATCATATCAGTTTTATAATTAGCTGACATTCACTCAGAAAGTAAATATGTGCCTCAAACTAACAGGTTAATGTGAATATATAAAAACTCCTCTGCAATTAGATCAATATAATTGATCAGAATATATTCTGTTATGTCCCCCAATTGTTTGACAAATGTTGTCAAACCttccattaaaaagaaatgtttgggGACCTTTTTGTGAAAAGAGAATCAACAGAGAATCAAAAAGAAGAATAACTGTTTGTGTTgtctgcaaaacaaacatttttacatttctttttaaaaaaaaaaaaagaaatgtaaaaatgtttgtttgaatttgaatattttgtctGCTATATTTGAAGATGTGGATTACCACCTGTCAAAATAAGAGGAGcagttcatttttctttttttctttataggtttgtttattatttttattaatgttattataattattattataataataattattattattactgtctCAATTTTATACTGGTGCagccatttgtgtttttaaaggctgtacattttctttgaatgaaaataaatatattgtttgCATTGTATGTAATgatgcaataaaaacattacagataCTTTTTGATCCTTCATTTCTATTTTAACAGAATCCACAGAGCAAGAAAACATAATACTagaagtaaataaaacacatataaGAAgtagtgttaaataaaaaaaattgttggaaacagaaaataacgAATGAACACAAATGTATAAGCTGAAGGgtacatacatacaacaaaTGGCTTATGTGTTACACAGTTGAAAACTTCATTAAAACTaataaactttacatttatttatgaatggCTTATGGTACAGCTACAATGCAGTGTACAGAATTCGAATGAGCCCTACATGTAGTATGCAGGGTTTGAGTACAGCAAATAGGGACTGAGTTTATGATCTGCTGTTgcaaagctgctgctctcatgGGCCTGGCGGCGGTAGTATCTGCGGAGAGCGGGACTGCCAGGGTGGCACTGTCTCACATGGAGGAAATACTCCTCAGGGTGGCTTGAGGTGTAACCACAATCCTCACACACAAAGATCTTGGAGCGTCTCTGGCGGTAAGCATACTGTTGGCGAATGCCGTGAATCTTCCTCATATGGGACTCCAGAGAACAACGCTGCGTGAAGGCTTTCTCACACAGCTCACATTTGTAGGGACGGATACCTGCAGCAGGGGGAGACAAGAGAGGggttttttcctgtgtgtgtttgagtaaatgCACATGAACATTCAGACTGACAGAAGTGGCTTTTTAGTTGTGTGACAAATCTTGCCAAGATTTTTTGCTTTAGTTCTTAATTCCACAAATTACTTTAGGTTGTGGGCTGGTTTTAGCTTTAAGCCTTAACTAccattttgaggtacttgtatttgATACCAGATTTTTtctccactatatttattttacaggtatATTACAAGTTAATTTGCAGATTGAAATAACTGacagcatttgaaaatgtagGTTAGGTTCTTCTTTAGTATTGTCATGTAAGGCATCTTTGAGTATTATGAAAAGTGCTGTATTAGTAAAatgtactactactactagaaAAAGTTAGAAGTATCTCCACCTCAAGCAACTACAACTTTAAAATACTGATAACCGATTGATGTATCAGTAATAATTATcaaataatatcaaataaaataagactGACAATAGCcttttcatttcagacatttcagtctTGAGTATTTTTAGCAACAAGTACATCTTGTtgctcatatatatatatatatatatacacaatttcTACTTGTAACAGTATCTTTAAATTGTGGTTCTGATACTACTATTTAAGTCAAAAATTTTTGTAAGGGAGTCTATAGGTTGCAGCAGATAGAATTCCTTTCCAaaactctgtttgtgtgtgtgtgtgtgtgtgtgtgtgtgtgtgtgtgtgtgcgtgtggttgtgtgtgtaaagtTCACTCATGACCTGTGTGTGTTCTCATATGCCTTTTGAGGTCAAAGGTATCGTTGAATCCTTTGCCACAGAATCGACAAGGATGTCTCTTGACCAGGCTGTGGCACTTCAGGTGACGGGTCAACATACGCTGCAGAGGGAATATCTTGTTGCACACTGAGCACACAAAGTCACCTGAGCCTGAGGAAGTACGGGGACGGGGCTGGTAGGGAGAGATAAGTTCACAAAACCGCTTAATAAATATGACCATATGATAATAATGAGAAGGATCAGgatttttctctgctctctttagGTTACAAGGAACAATTTGTAGTATAAACAGTTATCAGGTATTCCTAAGGAAGCCCAGTATTCATGTTAAATGATGCCTGACCTATTATTAAGCCCCTACAACAAGTATCAGGCTATGATGTCATAAATCTACTGAGCCCTCTAACGGGGAAACACCATTCTCTAGCCCTGACCTAATGTACCTTTAAGCTACCTTTAAATCCTACACTCACCCAAGCAAAGAGCATGGCCTGGCCTCATATCTACATTGTATCTGCTCAGGTTCAATGAAAGTGGCTTGCCTAACTGACTTGATAGGCACCTTAAAAACAGTGCCATGGCCTGCTGAGATGTCTAGCCATCATCATTTTATAAGTGGTTCAACTAGTATGTCTGGTTCCACTAGGTTTACCAACAGCCAATAGTTAGCAACCCTTCTGGTATGAGAAAGTTTTGACATgcattataaaacaaaataatatgctttaattataatttgtgtgtgtgtgtgtgtgtgtgtgtgtgtgtgtgtgtgtgtgtgtgtgtgtgtgtgtgtgtgtgttaagagcACAGGCAAGTCTACAGGGTTATCAGATGGGCACCTCTCATTACTAGTGTTGAGTTTGTGCCTGGATACCGAGAAGGCTCAAAAGTGTGTTCCAGTTTCCCAGAACGACCACCCTAATTACGTGCGtccacattttcatctttatggcaaattttattcacttttgtcTACATAACGAGTTAACATCATCAACTATTAAGCTTGCTCGCTAACAACAACCAGCTAATAACATGTCAATCTAACTAGCATGTTACTATTACTGGTAGCATGCTGCTCAACCCACATAGTAACAACTAAACAATATATCTCAGCTAAATGGTTAGATAGCTAACCAATATGCAAATTACCCAAAAAACCTCTTAAGCCAACTAGCATGCTTAGCTAACCAGCATGCTAACTGCATAGTAAACCAATTCATATGCTACCTGAAACACCAAATAAATATAATCCTTGTGAACTACCTCACCTCAGCAATCAACAACGCATACAGCTGTATCTATCACCATGAGCCAACAACATAACATGTTAGGCTGTCTACCATGCTGACATTACTGCCAGCATGATGCTCAAtccaacaaaccaaccaaccaaacaaaccaaccaagcCTCTTCAGCCAAGCCTATCAGCTACCTCGTCTTGGCAAGCAACACAGCATACACTTCTGTCTATTCAGTAGCTTCACCAGGTAACATTAAAAGTTAAGGATTCTGTCATTCACTTATCAGTTtaggggcggctgtggctcaggaggtagagcaggttgtccactaaccggaaCATTGGTGGTTTGACCCCCGGCTAAAAATATGGAGTTGGATTGCATTGCTTAACCAATCTTAATAAATTCTTTTCACTAGCATCTTTGAGTTGAACAGACGTAAATACATAAATTTTAAGCCTGGACCACTCCCCCTTATCAGCACTGCAGCACTTTGCCTGTGTCTAATTAGCTGAATCATTGATTTTGTCAATTTAGGCTTAATGGACAAATAGTTTTAGAATCaagtttgtattttaatgtgacTAAATGACATTCCacaattaataatatatataagtGATCTGAGTGATGTTAGCCACTTTTGACcagtgcttttttaaatttagcttgtttttaagttttttaagaAGATAAAGAGTTAAGTGTGTTTTCAAACTTAATGTTCTTGATGTTCTGATGAACATCTTAAATAAGCAAGGTTGCACTGGTCAACTGGCCTTCTAACTATAACAGACAAAGGTgggtgcattttgttttttgtttttttgggagCACTATAGTTATCAAAAGTTAATGTGGACCATTCTTGCTAAGTGTGTGTCGTACATTTATATGCGTATTGTAACAATCAATGCATGTTTTGTAgctgttgtgttattttaaataaaattttgataaatgtgttGCATGCGTATTAGTAAATAAGTCACATTTGACTTTtctcaaattaaataatttgaataaaaataatttggctTTTAGTGTATTAAAATTGATATGTTACTTCAAATCTATTCAGCAGTTAAGTTAATTTCACTCAAACAAATTAGTTTCTCTATTATccatcaatttaatttttttaaggcaATTAGTTGCCTCACATTTGTTAAGTAAAGTCAACTTATCCAGGTTAAAAGtttttatatgaattaaatTGTCTCCATTATTATGCATACTAACTTTtgccttatttttatttacttaagcCATTAGATACTGTTGGTTCCATGCTTTCAGTAATGCCACTACTGCAAATAGTTGTGGAAATAGCAGttaagcagcaaaactgaaaactccGTGTAATAATCAACGTGCCATGCAAGAAAAAATTATTGTGATTCTCCAGAGGAaataatattttgacttttcccgaaaataaaaatgtactgacAGCTTTGATGGAGGTGAACTCAGCACAACCACCTTGTTCCCAGTGATTTCATTGTATAAACTTTGAATCTGGGTGCAACAGTTTTCCTgctttctgtgcaaaaaaatgtttaggttAATAAGGTTACCATAAGACCCGATGCCACATCAgatgatttaaataatttatgaaGTTACTGCTGAGTGCCACATGCTTAAATTGTGAACACCTCCTC containing:
- the zgc:171929 gene encoding putative transcription factor ovo-like protein 3 gives rise to the protein MPRSFLVKKKRGAYGAWQWKETEQHEWKEDYTAVSQNSRKQISCSPDTSQPVIVPQQGATLEYETTGRMRVPVLLAGSRGPGADTRVDWSTLMLQGSFYHPSTLAMVSRAKPRPRTSSGSGDFVCSVCNKIFPLQRMLTRHLKCHSLVKRHPCRFCGKGFNDTFDLKRHMRTHTGIRPYKCELCEKAFTQRCSLESHMRKIHGIRQQYAYRQRRSKIFVCEDCGYTSSHPEEYFLHVRQCHPGSPALRRYYRRQAHESSSFATADHKLSPYLLYSNPAYYM